Proteins encoded in a region of the Ziziphus jujuba cultivar Dongzao chromosome 3, ASM3175591v1 genome:
- the LOC132803256 gene encoding uncharacterized protein LOC132803256, with protein MTQLKAHKERKIKKSKANACLFSVVSSTIFTRIMNLQSTKAIWDYLKNEYQGNKRTKNMQVLDLIREFEMLKMKETETIKDYSDKLLGILNKVRLLGKDFSDEGITQKILVTLPEKYESKISSLEESKDLSSISLAELVNALQAQKQRRMMRKEESVEDAFQAKA; from the coding sequence ATGACACAACTGAAGGCTCACAAAGAGAGGAAGATAAAGAAGTCAAAAGCTAACGCATGTCTATTCTCTGTTGTTTCAAGCACCATATTTACAAGAATTATGAATCTACAGTCAACAAAGGCTATTTGGGATTATCTCAAGAATGAATACCAAGgcaataaaagaacaaaaaacatgCAGGTGCTTGACTTAATCAGGGAGTTTGAAATGCTAAAAATGAAGGAGACAGAAACCATCAAAGACTATTCTGACAAGTTGCTGGGCATACTAAACAAGGTGAGGTTGCTGGGTAAGGATTTTTCTGATGAGGGAATTACACAAAAAATTCTTGTGACTTTGCCTGAAAAGTATGAGTCTAAAATTTCTTCATTAGAAGAATCTAAGGATTTGTCAAGTATATCCTTGGCAGAATTAGTAAATGCTTTGCAGGCCCAAAAGCAAAGGAGAATGATGAGAAAAGAAGAATCTGTAGAGGATGCTTTTCAAGCAAAGGCATAA
- the LOC132803257 gene encoding uncharacterized protein LOC132803257 produces the protein MTQLKAHKERKIKKSKANACLFSVVSSTIFTRIMNLQSTKAIWDYLKNEYQGNKRTKNMQVLDLIREFEMLKMKETETIKDYSDKLLGILNKVRLLGKDFSDEGITQKILVTLPEKYESKISSLEESKDLSSISLAKLVNALQAQKQRRMMRKEESVEDAFQAKA, from the coding sequence ATGACACAACTGAAGGCTCACAAAGAGAGGAAGATAAAGAAGTCAAAAGCTAACGCATGTCTATTCTCTGTTGTTTCAAGCACCATATTTACAAGAATTATGAATCTACAGTCAACAAAGGCTATTTGGGATTATCTCAAGAATGAATACCAAGgcaataaaagaacaaaaaacatgCAGGTGCTTGACTTAATCAGGGAGTTTGAAATGCTAAAAATGAAGGAGACAGAAACCATCAAAGACTATTCTGACAAGTTGCTGGGCATACTAAACAAGGTGAGGTTGCTGGGTAAGGATTTTTCTGATGAGGGAATTACACAAAAAATTCTTGTGACTTTGCCTGAAAAGTATGAGTCTAAAATTTCTTCATTAGAAGAATCTAAGGATTTGTCAAGTATATCCTTGGCAAAATTAGTAAATGCTTTGCAGGCCCAAAAGCAAAGGAGAATGATGAGAAAAGAAGAATCTGTAGAGGATGCTTTTCAAGCAAAGGCATAA